The following DNA comes from Pseudomonas triticicola.
CCGGAGGGTTTGTCGGCATCGATTGATGCCTGGCGGTGCGGTGAAAAAACTGTGGGAGCGAGCCTGCTCGCGAATGCGATGGATCAGCGACAAATTCGTCAACTGACCCGACGCTTTCGCGAGCAGGCTCGCTCCCACAGGGGATCTGGAACTAGGTTTGGCGATAAGGCAACGCGGTGCGGGCCTCTTCAGCATAGGCCAGAACCCCCGCGCGCTCCTGCTGGAGAAAATCCTTCACCGCCGCTTTCAAACCCGGATGCCGCAGGTAGTGCCAGGAATGGGTAATCACCGGTTCAAACCCGCGAATCAATTTGTGCTCGCCCTGCGCCCCGGCATCGAAACGCTGGATGCCATGGGCGATCGCGTAATCCATGCCCTGATAGAAACACGTCTCGAAATGCAGCCGATCAAACTCGGCCAGGCAGCCCCAATAACGCCCGTAGAAACTGTCGCCACCGACCAGGCTGAACGCCATCGCCACCGGCTTTGAGCCCTGTTTGGCAAGAACCACCCGAATCGCCTCGGGCATGCGTTCAGCCAGCAGGCTGAAGAACTCCCGCGTCAGATATGGCGCCTGACGCCGCACCGCGTAGGTGTTGGCATAGCAGGCGTACACAAAATCCCACTGTGCCTCGTCCAGCTCACGCCCCTCCAGCCACTCGAACTCAAAGCCCTGCCCCGCCACCTGCTCGCGTTCCTTGCGCATCTGCTTGCGCTTGCGCGAACTGAGGGCGTCGAGGAAGTCCTGAAAGTCGCGGTATTCACGGTTCTGCCAGTGATATTGACAGCCGATACGCTGCAGCCAGCCCGGTTGCTCGGCCATCGCCGCATCGGTAAACGGATCAGTGAAATTGATGTGCGCGCTGGAGAGCTCTTCGATCTGCAAATAGCCCGGCAGGCTTTTCAGCAGTTCGAAACCGTCCTCCACTGTTGCCGCCAGCAAGCGCGGGCCGCTGACCGGACTGAACGGCACGGCGGTCAGGAGTTTGGGGTAGTAATCGATGCCGGCACGCGCGCAGGCATCGGCCCAGCCGTGATCGAAAACGTACTCGCCGTAGGAATGCCACTTGCGATAACTGGGCAGTGCGGCGATCAGTCGATCATCTTCGATGTGCAGCAAATGCTCGGGCTGCCAGCCTGAATGCGGGCCGACACTGCCGCTGTCTTCCAGCGCGCTGAGGAAGGCGTGACGCAGGAACGGCTGGTTGTCCGGAACCAGCGCATCCCAGCTTGCCGGGACGATTTCTGACAGGTCTTGCAGGCGTTGCAACGTCATTCACTGGCACTCCACAGCTTGGCGACAAAGCCCGGCGAGTATCGCTTATCGCGACCCCATTGCACACGCTCAATCGGCCGACAGCGCTCTAACTCGATAGTTCACGCCTGATCCGCATCGTCATCAACCTGCCATCACTGTGCCACCGCTCTG
Coding sequences within:
- a CDS encoding GNAT family N-acetyltransferase — protein: MTLQRLQDLSEIVPASWDALVPDNQPFLRHAFLSALEDSGSVGPHSGWQPEHLLHIEDDRLIAALPSYRKWHSYGEYVFDHGWADACARAGIDYYPKLLTAVPFSPVSGPRLLAATVEDGFELLKSLPGYLQIEELSSAHINFTDPFTDAAMAEQPGWLQRIGCQYHWQNREYRDFQDFLDALSSRKRKQMRKEREQVAGQGFEFEWLEGRELDEAQWDFVYACYANTYAVRRQAPYLTREFFSLLAERMPEAIRVVLAKQGSKPVAMAFSLVGGDSFYGRYWGCLAEFDRLHFETCFYQGMDYAIAHGIQRFDAGAQGEHKLIRGFEPVITHSWHYLRHPGLKAAVKDFLQQERAGVLAYAEEARTALPYRQT